Proteins encoded by one window of Ulvibacter sp. MAR_2010_11:
- a CDS encoding biotin--[acetyl-CoA-carboxylase] ligase: MKIIKLNAIDSTNTYLKELGKDLMLEDGVIVITKKQTKGRGQMGAHWQSKSGESLTFSMFKRFSSLPIEHQAGITFAVALGVKSALKKLQIPGISVKWPNDIMSYQKKLAGILIENQFKSNVISSSVIGIGLNVNETKFENLPQATSMRLNTGVVYNLDEVLTEVSEAVMIELQRVEGGDFLKLKSDYEKVLFRKNKVSVFENEAGQQFNGIIKGISEEGFILIEAENETLQQFRLKEIKMLF; encoded by the coding sequence TTGAAAATAATCAAACTTAATGCCATTGATTCCACCAACACCTACCTAAAAGAATTAGGCAAGGATTTGATGTTGGAGGATGGTGTTATTGTTATAACCAAAAAGCAGACAAAAGGAAGGGGGCAGATGGGGGCACACTGGCAATCAAAATCGGGAGAAAGCCTTACTTTTAGTATGTTTAAGCGGTTTAGTAGCTTGCCAATTGAGCACCAAGCCGGTATTACTTTTGCAGTAGCGCTAGGGGTGAAATCGGCACTTAAAAAGTTGCAAATTCCCGGAATTTCGGTGAAATGGCCTAACGACATTATGTCATACCAAAAAAAGCTGGCAGGAATTCTTATTGAAAATCAGTTTAAAAGCAATGTTATTTCCTCGTCGGTGATTGGAATTGGCCTGAATGTAAATGAAACAAAATTTGAAAACTTACCACAGGCAACTTCTATGCGATTAAATACGGGTGTAGTCTATAACCTGGATGAAGTGTTGACAGAAGTTTCAGAAGCGGTGATGATCGAATTACAACGTGTTGAAGGTGGTGATTTTTTAAAGTTGAAAAGTGATTATGAAAAAGTACTCTTCAGAAAGAATAAGGTTTCTGTTTTTGAAAATGAAGCGGGACAACAGTTTAACGGAATAATTAAAGGGATTTCCGAAGAAGGTTTCATTTTAATTGAAGCCGAAAACGAGACACTTCAGCAGTTCCGTTTAAAAGAAATAAAAATGCTTTTTTAG
- the rsfS gene encoding ribosome silencing factor: protein MSKKEVGTDQLVTQIITGIEEVKGQNIEILDLRDIENTVCDYFIICDGTSNTQVNAIVNSIQKIVSKSIKEKPWHVEGSDNAEWILMDYVHVVVHVFQKHIREFYDIEGLWGDAKSVKIETTY, encoded by the coding sequence ATGTCGAAAAAAGAAGTCGGGACAGATCAACTTGTAACACAAATTATAACAGGAATTGAAGAAGTTAAGGGACAGAACATTGAGATTCTGGATCTTAGAGATATAGAGAATACAGTATGTGACTATTTTATTATATGCGATGGTACCTCGAACACACAGGTAAATGCCATCGTAAATTCAATTCAAAAAATAGTGAGCAAATCCATCAAGGAAAAACCGTGGCATGTCGAAGGAAGTGATAATGCCGAATGGATACTTATGGACTATGTTCACGTGGTAGTTCACGTTTTCCAGAAACACATCCGTGAGTTTTACGATATCGAAGGATTATGGGGTGATGCCAAATCAGTAAAAATAGAAACAACTTATTAA
- the ftsH gene encoding ATP-dependent zinc metalloprotease FtsH, with product MAEENKKPEIKKPKFNAYWIYAAIILVFLGIQFFGGNSWSQPAKTTQSEFQKFLKDGDVDKIEIVNKKIAKVYLTPEARTKEVHSKKNGNSIFPAGANDPTYEFEFGDLQNFENDINQIKADSGINTKIVWNTDSNMWGELLLTLLPFIVIIGIWIFIMRRMSSGAGGGAGGQIFNIGKSKAKLFDEKTDVKTSFKDVAGLEGAKEEVQEIVDFLRTPGKYTALGGKIPKGALLVGPPGTGKTLLAKAVAGEAKVPFFSLSGSDFVEMFVGVGASRVRDLFKQAKEKSPAIIFIDEIDAIGRARGKNNFSGSNDERENTLNQLLTEMDGFGTNTNVIVLAATNRADVLDKALMRAGRFDRQIYVDLPDVRERKEIFEVHLRPIKIDDSLDLDFLAKQTPGFSGADIANVCNEAALIAARQEKKFVDKQDFLDAVDRIVGGLEKKNKIITPDEKKAIAFHEAGHATVSWMLEHAAPLVKVTIVPRGQSLGAAWYLPEERLIVRPEQMLDEMCATMGGRAAEKVIFGKISTGALSDLEKVTKQARAMVTIYGLNEEIGNLTYYDSSGQNEYGFTKPYSEKTAEMIDREISRMIEAQYQRAIELLEKNKDKLTLLANELLEKEVIFKDNLQRIFGNRPFDKTEEEKVATT from the coding sequence ATGGCCGAAGAAAATAAAAAACCCGAAATAAAAAAACCTAAATTCAATGCTTATTGGATATATGCCGCAATCATACTTGTATTTTTAGGTATACAATTTTTTGGTGGTAATAGCTGGTCACAACCTGCTAAAACTACACAATCTGAATTTCAAAAGTTTTTAAAGGATGGTGATGTAGATAAGATAGAGATCGTCAATAAAAAAATTGCCAAGGTCTACCTAACACCGGAAGCGAGAACCAAAGAAGTTCACTCGAAGAAGAATGGAAATTCTATTTTCCCTGCCGGGGCGAACGATCCTACCTACGAATTTGAATTTGGTGATCTTCAAAATTTTGAAAACGATATCAACCAGATCAAGGCCGATAGCGGTATAAACACGAAAATTGTTTGGAATACAGACAGCAATATGTGGGGAGAATTACTCCTTACGCTACTGCCCTTTATTGTGATTATCGGAATCTGGATATTTATTATGCGGAGGATGTCATCGGGAGCCGGTGGCGGTGCCGGAGGACAAATTTTTAATATTGGAAAGTCGAAAGCCAAGCTATTCGACGAAAAAACCGATGTTAAAACTTCTTTTAAAGATGTTGCCGGATTGGAAGGTGCGAAAGAAGAAGTACAGGAAATTGTAGATTTTTTGAGAACACCGGGAAAATATACTGCCTTGGGAGGTAAAATCCCAAAAGGAGCATTATTGGTAGGACCTCCGGGAACCGGAAAGACCTTATTGGCGAAAGCCGTTGCGGGAGAAGCCAAAGTGCCTTTCTTTTCACTTTCGGGGTCAGATTTTGTTGAAATGTTTGTGGGTGTGGGAGCATCTCGAGTACGTGACTTGTTTAAACAAGCCAAAGAAAAATCGCCGGCCATTATTTTTATCGATGAAATTGATGCCATTGGACGCGCCAGAGGAAAGAATAACTTTTCAGGATCGAACGATGAGCGTGAAAACACTTTAAATCAATTACTTACCGAAATGGACGGTTTTGGCACCAATACCAATGTAATTGTACTGGCTGCTACCAACCGTGCCGATGTATTGGACAAAGCTTTGATGCGCGCAGGACGTTTCGACAGACAGATTTATGTTGACTTACCCGATGTGAGGGAGCGAAAAGAAATATTTGAAGTACACCTTCGTCCTATTAAAATTGACGATTCTTTGGATCTTGATTTTCTCGCAAAACAAACGCCGGGTTTCTCGGGTGCAGACATTGCAAACGTTTGTAATGAAGCAGCCCTAATTGCTGCAAGACAAGAAAAGAAATTTGTAGACAAGCAGGATTTCCTCGATGCAGTTGACCGAATTGTGGGAGGTCTCGAAAAGAAAAATAAAATTATAACTCCCGACGAGAAGAAAGCCATTGCGTTTCACGAAGCAGGGCATGCCACTGTAAGTTGGATGCTGGAGCACGCGGCACCTTTGGTTAAAGTAACCATTGTGCCTCGCGGACAGTCATTGGGTGCAGCCTGGTATTTACCGGAAGAGCGTCTTATTGTACGTCCCGAGCAAATGTTGGATGAGATGTGTGCTACAATGGGAGGACGTGCTGCCGAAAAAGTAATCTTCGGAAAAATATCAACGGGAGCTTTGAGCGATCTGGAAAAAGTAACGAAGCAGGCTCGTGCCATGGTAACTATTTATGGTTTAAACGAAGAAATTGGAAATCTCACCTATTACGATTCTTCCGGACAAAATGAATATGGTTTTACAAAGCCGTATAGTGAAAAAACTGCTGAAATGATCGACCGAGAAATATCCAGGATGATTGAAGCACAGTATCAAAGAGCCATTGAATTGTTAGAAAAAAATAAAGACAAACTCACTTTGCTTGCCAATGAATTGCTGGAGAAAGAAGTTATTTTTAAGGATAACCTTCAGCGAATTTTTGGCAACCGACCTTTCGACAAAACTGAAGAAGAAAAAGTGGCTACAACATAG
- a CDS encoding LUD domain-containing protein yields MSLFKRLLNPNYKSEEKSKSDQSKYYPEEKLPTDEKFTFNFNKNGGKFLYCENLDEVLDAFDNILLENDWYEQDVFCINDQLISRFEGYNLNFIKKTTATFFLSTCESLVANNGSILLCSNQIKEKKLKELPSNFVIFATTSQLVDNISEGLRNIKNQSRSHIPSNITTIQDFETEKEKDFMSYGSSTKNLYLLLLEDL; encoded by the coding sequence ATGAGTCTGTTTAAAAGACTTTTAAATCCTAATTATAAGTCAGAAGAAAAATCCAAATCTGACCAGAGCAAATATTACCCAGAAGAGAAGTTACCCACCGACGAAAAATTCACCTTTAATTTCAACAAGAATGGTGGAAAATTTTTATACTGTGAGAATTTGGATGAAGTTCTGGATGCATTTGACAATATTTTACTGGAGAACGATTGGTACGAGCAAGATGTCTTTTGCATTAACGATCAATTAATTTCTCGCTTTGAGGGTTACAATTTAAATTTCATCAAAAAAACAACTGCAACCTTCTTTCTTTCCACTTGTGAATCGTTGGTTGCCAATAATGGATCCATTTTACTTTGCTCCAATCAAATAAAAGAAAAGAAACTAAAAGAGTTGCCTTCTAATTTTGTGATTTTTGCGACTACCAGTCAGTTAGTGGACAACATTAGTGAAGGGCTTCGCAATATAAAAAACCAGAGCAGAAGCCATATTCCAAGTAACATTACCACCATTCAAGACTTCGAAACCGAAAAAGAAAAGGACTTCATGAGTTATGGAAGTAGCACAAAAAACCTATATTTGCTGCTACTGGAAGACCTATAA
- a CDS encoding phosphatidate cytidylyltransferase, with the protein MKEIIVRSLSGALYISIIIISMFASREWFMGLFFLLGLITVYEFLKLVHLKSYLAYVLLAAGMYFLSYRVFDIDAVYLFLILSGFVNLFLLKDILWVNKIPMFEKKKYVTIILYIISGFVFITLIPFSNEEFVPEIIIGIFILVWSNDSFAYLIGKNFGKHKLLERISPKKTVEGFLGGLAGSVCAGFFIFKYTQLFTLNSWIAMAVIITAFGTVGDLIQSRFKRQAGVKDSGILMPGHGGLYDRLDSIIYSAPFIYAFLEIMDYVS; encoded by the coding sequence ATGAAGGAAATTATTGTGCGATCTCTATCGGGTGCATTATACATTTCGATAATCATCATTTCAATGTTTGCCTCGCGCGAATGGTTTATGGGACTCTTCTTTCTTCTGGGTCTTATTACCGTCTATGAATTTTTAAAATTAGTACACTTAAAAAGCTATCTGGCTTATGTATTGTTAGCGGCGGGAATGTATTTTTTAAGCTATCGCGTTTTTGATATTGATGCTGTGTATTTGTTCCTAATACTTTCCGGTTTTGTCAATCTGTTTTTACTGAAAGATATTCTTTGGGTTAACAAAATTCCGATGTTTGAAAAGAAGAAATACGTTACAATCATACTTTATATCATTAGTGGATTTGTTTTCATTACCCTCATTCCATTTAGCAACGAAGAATTTGTTCCTGAAATTATCATAGGAATATTTATCTTAGTATGGTCTAATGACAGTTTTGCCTATTTAATTGGAAAGAATTTCGGGAAACACAAATTGCTGGAGCGAATTTCCCCTAAAAAAACAGTAGAAGGATTTTTAGGAGGTTTAGCCGGCTCTGTATGTGCAGGTTTTTTTATCTTTAAGTATACACAACTTTTTACTTTAAATTCCTGGATAGCAATGGCCGTTATCATTACTGCTTTTGGTACTGTAGGGGATTTAATCCAGTCCAGGTTTAAACGCCAGGCAGGGGTAAAAGATAGTGGTATTTTAATGCCGGGACATGGAGGGCTGTACGACAGATTGGACAGTATTATTTACTCTGCTCCCTTTATTTATGCATTTTTAGAAATTATGGATTATGTTTCATAG
- a CDS encoding phosphatidylserine decarboxylase family protein, which produces MFHREGHKIILITFFIIVILSLLVDFFVVNTMLKGGVIIIFIVLLVLVLQFFRNPKRNFTASESQLVSPVDGKVVVIEEVFEKEYFNEKRIQVSVFMSPINVHVTRYPVGGKVVYSKYHPGKYLVAWHPKSSEENERTTVVVNNNTFGDILHRQIAGALAKRIVNYAKEGEEVKQAEDSGFIKFGSRVDVFLPLDCTIDVKLNQMVKGGITSIASK; this is translated from the coding sequence ATGTTTCATAGAGAAGGACACAAAATTATACTCATCACTTTTTTCATTATTGTGATACTGAGTCTTTTGGTAGATTTTTTTGTAGTGAATACAATGCTTAAAGGAGGAGTCATTATTATTTTTATCGTCCTTTTGGTGTTGGTACTACAATTTTTCAGAAATCCAAAAAGAAACTTTACTGCCAGTGAATCACAGCTTGTATCTCCCGTAGATGGAAAGGTGGTCGTGATAGAAGAGGTTTTTGAAAAGGAATATTTCAACGAGAAACGCATTCAGGTATCCGTTTTTATGTCGCCAATAAATGTGCATGTAACTCGCTATCCTGTTGGTGGAAAAGTAGTGTATAGCAAATACCATCCGGGGAAATATTTGGTTGCCTGGCACCCCAAATCGAGCGAAGAAAATGAACGGACAACTGTGGTCGTTAACAACAATACCTTTGGAGACATCTTACACCGTCAAATTGCCGGTGCATTGGCGAAGCGGATTGTAAATTACGCCAAAGAAGGTGAGGAGGTTAAACAGGCTGAAGACAGTGGATTTATTAAATTCGGATCTCGTGTGGATGTATTTTTACCTTTGGATTGCACAATAGATGTAAAGCTCAATCAAATGGTTAAAGGAGGGATTACCAGTATTGCATCAAAATGA
- a CDS encoding acyl-CoA-binding protein produces MTSEELDIAFRNAVDSINNHTDPFPADVLLKLYAYYKRATNSQDSPRSNSSNPLVSAFKTNALFQTRGLTTDEAKELYIEAVKQYFLYRK; encoded by the coding sequence ATGACTTCTGAAGAATTAGATATCGCCTTTAGAAATGCTGTAGACAGCATTAACAATCATACAGATCCCTTTCCTGCAGATGTGCTACTTAAATTATATGCCTATTATAAACGTGCCACCAACTCCCAGGACAGTCCCAGGAGTAACAGTAGCAATCCTTTAGTTTCAGCCTTTAAAACCAACGCCCTTTTCCAAACCCGTGGACTAACCACCGACGAAGCTAAAGAGTTGTACATAGAAGCGGTAAAACAATACTTTTTGTATCGAAAGTGA
- a CDS encoding valine--tRNA ligase: MALEAKYNSQIVENKWYSYWMEHNYFHSEVDEREPYTIVIPPPNVTGVLHMGHMLNNTLQDVLIRRARLKGYNACWVPGTDHASIATEAKVVAKLKEDGIAKEDLSREVFLEHAWDWTHKHGGIILEQLKKLGASCDWERTKFTMDDDMSASVIKVFVDLYKKGNIYRGYRMVNWDPQAKTTLSDEEVIYQEKQGNLYYLNYKIEDSDAFVTIATTRPETILGDTAICINPADERFRHLKGKKAIVPVCNRVIPIIEDEYVDIEFGTGCLKVTPAHDENDKMLGDKHGLEVIDILNDDATLNSFGLHYKGKDRFVARKEIVKELESMGVLIKTELHTNKVGTSERTGAIIEPKLSDQWFLKMKELAQPALDAVLEKEVQLVPEKFVNTYRHWMENVRDWNISRQLWWGQQIPAYYFGDGKEDFVVAETLEEAVLEARKKSGNSNLEAVDLTQDPDALDTWFSSWLWPISVFGGILEPDNKEVNYYYPTNDLVTAPEILFFWVARMIIAGYEYRNEKPFTNVYLTGIVRDKQRRKMSKSLGNSPDPIELIEKYGADGVRVGMLLSSPAGNDLMFDEDLCKQGSGFVTKIWNAYRLIDGWEVSEAKGETDTASVAIAWYRNTFQKSLAEIENHFSKYRISDALMATYKLVWDDFCSWFLEMVKPAYGEPISAKTYAEVISILEDNLKILHPFVPFISEEIWQHISGRNTNEALIISAWPEITSYDEKLIASFDFASEVIAGIRTIRKEKNISFKDSIDLSVINNDRVSADFDTVICKLGNVSKLEYSSEAVEGALTFRVKSNEYFIPIKGAIDIDEEIAKLSEELNYTQGFLKSVQGKLRNERFVSGAPEQVVAMEKQKEADAIAKIETLKASLANLK, from the coding sequence ATGGCTTTAGAGGCAAAATATAACTCTCAAATAGTTGAAAATAAGTGGTATAGCTACTGGATGGAGCATAACTATTTCCACAGTGAAGTAGACGAACGAGAGCCGTATACCATCGTAATACCCCCTCCAAATGTTACCGGGGTCTTACATATGGGACATATGCTGAACAATACACTTCAGGATGTGTTAATTCGTCGTGCCCGATTAAAAGGATACAATGCATGCTGGGTACCGGGAACCGACCACGCCTCAATTGCTACCGAAGCTAAGGTGGTTGCAAAATTGAAGGAGGATGGTATCGCGAAGGAAGATCTATCACGGGAAGTGTTTTTGGAACACGCCTGGGATTGGACCCATAAACACGGTGGAATTATCCTGGAGCAACTTAAAAAATTAGGTGCTTCCTGCGATTGGGAACGCACTAAATTTACTATGGATGACGATATGTCAGCATCTGTTATCAAGGTGTTTGTCGATTTATACAAAAAAGGAAACATTTACAGAGGCTATCGCATGGTAAATTGGGATCCTCAGGCAAAGACCACCTTGTCTGACGAGGAGGTAATTTATCAGGAAAAACAAGGAAATCTCTATTATTTAAATTATAAAATTGAAGACAGTGATGCTTTTGTAACCATTGCTACAACACGCCCTGAAACAATTTTAGGTGATACTGCCATATGTATCAACCCTGCAGATGAGCGTTTCAGACATTTAAAAGGGAAAAAAGCGATTGTTCCTGTTTGCAATCGCGTGATTCCAATAATTGAGGACGAATATGTTGACATCGAGTTTGGAACAGGGTGTTTAAAGGTAACTCCTGCTCACGACGAAAATGATAAAATGCTTGGAGATAAGCATGGTTTGGAAGTAATCGATATTTTAAATGATGATGCGACTTTAAATAGTTTTGGACTGCATTACAAAGGCAAAGACCGATTTGTAGCCAGAAAAGAAATTGTAAAGGAACTGGAGTCGATGGGTGTTTTAATCAAAACCGAATTACACACCAATAAAGTTGGAACCAGCGAACGCACCGGAGCCATTATTGAACCTAAATTAAGCGATCAATGGTTCTTAAAAATGAAAGAACTGGCGCAGCCTGCCCTTGATGCCGTACTAGAGAAAGAGGTCCAACTTGTACCCGAAAAGTTTGTAAACACCTATCGCCATTGGATGGAAAATGTTCGGGATTGGAATATTTCTCGTCAGTTGTGGTGGGGACAGCAAATTCCGGCCTATTATTTCGGCGACGGAAAAGAAGATTTTGTAGTTGCTGAAACTTTAGAGGAAGCTGTTCTGGAAGCTCGGAAAAAATCGGGAAATTCAAACTTGGAAGCTGTCGATCTAACACAGGATCCCGATGCGCTTGACACATGGTTTTCTTCGTGGTTATGGCCAATTAGTGTCTTTGGAGGTATTCTGGAACCCGATAACAAGGAAGTAAATTATTACTATCCAACAAACGATTTGGTTACGGCTCCCGAGATTCTATTTTTTTGGGTGGCTCGTATGATTATTGCCGGGTACGAATACCGGAACGAAAAACCATTTACCAATGTGTATCTCACTGGAATAGTGCGGGATAAACAGCGTAGAAAGATGAGTAAGTCTTTGGGAAATTCACCGGATCCTATCGAATTGATAGAAAAATACGGTGCCGATGGCGTACGGGTTGGAATGCTGTTAAGTTCGCCTGCCGGAAATGATCTTATGTTCGATGAAGATTTGTGCAAGCAGGGAAGCGGTTTTGTTACCAAAATTTGGAACGCCTATCGTTTAATTGACGGCTGGGAGGTTTCTGAAGCTAAGGGTGAAACCGATACAGCTTCCGTGGCAATAGCTTGGTATCGGAACACATTTCAGAAGAGTTTGGCTGAAATTGAAAATCATTTCAGCAAATACCGAATTAGTGATGCCTTAATGGCCACGTATAAATTGGTGTGGGACGATTTCTGTTCCTGGTTTCTGGAAATGGTAAAACCTGCTTATGGCGAGCCTATTTCGGCTAAAACCTACGCTGAAGTTATTTCGATATTGGAAGATAACTTAAAGATACTGCATCCGTTCGTTCCTTTTATTTCGGAAGAAATTTGGCAACATATTTCAGGAAGAAATACAAACGAAGCTTTGATAATTAGTGCTTGGCCGGAAATAACTTCCTATGATGAAAAATTAATTGCTTCGTTCGATTTTGCTTCTGAGGTAATTGCGGGGATTAGAACCATTCGGAAAGAGAAGAATATTTCGTTTAAGGATTCTATAGACCTTTCGGTTATTAATAATGATAGGGTTTCAGCAGATTTTGATACTGTAATTTGTAAGCTCGGAAATGTTTCAAAACTGGAATATAGTTCCGAAGCAGTTGAAGGCGCTTTGACATTCAGAGTAAAATCCAACGAATATTTTATTCCTATTAAGGGCGCTATAGACATCGATGAAGAAATTGCAAAACTTAGTGAAGAATTGAATTATACACAAGGATTTTTGAAGAGTGTACAAGGAAAGCTTCGCAATGAACGCTTTGTGAGTGGAGCGCCGGAGCAAGTGGTTGCTATGGAAAAACAAAAGGAAGCCGACGCCATTGCTAAAATCGAAACGCTTAAAGCAAGTTTAGCTAATTTAAAGTGA
- a CDS encoding DUF1573 domain-containing protein, giving the protein MKKLVLIACISLISFAAAAQAKISFKTDTVDYGNIAKGSDGVRVFEFTNTGNAPLIITDVKSSCGCTVPKKPDGPVAPGASSSIEVKYDTNRVGPIRKTITVYSNADEPIKALKIKGEVLEEGKSVLEKTG; this is encoded by the coding sequence ATGAAAAAATTAGTGCTTATAGCGTGTATATCGTTGATTAGCTTTGCCGCTGCAGCGCAGGCCAAGATTAGCTTTAAGACCGATACCGTAGATTACGGAAACATTGCAAAAGGTAGTGACGGTGTTCGTGTATTTGAATTTACAAATACCGGGAATGCTCCATTGATAATTACAGATGTGAAATCAAGTTGTGGATGTACAGTACCCAAAAAACCGGATGGTCCCGTTGCACCGGGTGCGTCAAGCTCAATTGAGGTTAAGTATGATACAAATCGTGTTGGACCTATTAGAAAGACAATCACAGTATATTCGAACGCAGATGAACCAATTAAGGCGCTTAAAATTAAAGGTGAAGTGCTGGAGGAAGGAAAAAGCGTTTTGGAGAAAACCGGATAA
- a CDS encoding aspartyl protease family protein: protein MKIALLLGVFLGGIATAFSQSGFFLPENKVKDRVAFELVNNLVVIPVEVNGTKLSFLLDTGVNATILFGVSQDDSLELRNTRPLKIRGLGDGGSIDALRSKNNTVKIGDAVDNDHTIYVIFEQALNLSPRMGLPVHGILGYDFFKKFIVRTDYIGKRIVFYNPEKYTPKICSNCEVFNLTMHENKPYVDITISSETFPKKATLLIDSGSSDALWLFDETGIITESPKNYFEDFLGLGLSGNIFGKRSRLKEASLGDFKLRDVHVAFPNKNATDSISFYKERNGSLGGEILKRFSVIMDYPNQRMILKKNGNFNDSFHYNMSGITVEHDGLVVVKDEKDKFNNLINTQDVNETNGAVRIYTQKVYSFFLAPKFVVADVRGESPAALAGIEKGDEIISINNTLAYRYKLYELVELFSSKEGRNISLIIERNGIQSKVRFTLKKII, encoded by the coding sequence TTGAAGATTGCCCTACTACTGGGAGTATTTTTAGGGGGTATAGCCACTGCATTTTCTCAAAGTGGATTTTTCCTTCCGGAAAATAAAGTAAAAGATCGTGTTGCATTCGAATTAGTCAATAACCTTGTGGTAATCCCTGTGGAGGTGAATGGCACAAAGCTTTCATTTTTATTGGATACAGGTGTAAACGCCACGATTCTGTTTGGAGTGTCGCAGGATGATTCGTTGGAATTAAGGAATACAAGGCCGTTGAAAATTAGAGGATTGGGAGATGGCGGGAGTATTGATGCTCTGCGTAGTAAAAACAACACTGTAAAGATTGGAGATGCTGTAGATAATGATCATACGATATATGTAATTTTTGAACAAGCATTAAACCTGTCACCGCGAATGGGACTTCCTGTACACGGCATACTGGGATATGATTTCTTTAAAAAATTTATTGTAAGAACAGATTATATTGGAAAGCGAATTGTCTTTTATAATCCTGAAAAATACACCCCTAAAATTTGTAGTAATTGTGAAGTTTTTAATCTCACAATGCATGAAAACAAACCGTATGTGGATATTACAATTTCTTCAGAAACATTTCCAAAAAAGGCAACATTATTAATCGACAGCGGCTCCAGTGATGCCTTATGGCTTTTTGATGAAACAGGCATTATAACAGAATCCCCGAAAAACTATTTTGAAGATTTTTTAGGACTGGGTCTAAGTGGAAATATCTTCGGAAAAAGATCCCGACTCAAAGAAGCGAGTTTAGGTGACTTTAAGCTTCGCGATGTTCATGTGGCATTCCCAAACAAAAACGCTACAGACAGTATCAGTTTTTACAAAGAACGCAATGGAAGCTTGGGTGGCGAAATTCTAAAACGTTTTAGCGTGATTATGGACTATCCCAACCAGAGAATGATTCTCAAAAAGAATGGTAATTTCAACGATTCTTTCCACTATAACATGAGCGGTATAACCGTAGAACACGATGGTTTGGTAGTAGTAAAGGATGAAAAAGATAAATTCAACAACCTTATTAATACACAGGATGTCAATGAAACAAATGGTGCTGTTCGTATTTATACCCAAAAAGTATACAGCTTTTTTCTCGCACCAAAATTTGTAGTAGCCGATGTGAGAGGAGAGTCGCCGGCAGCATTGGCCGGAATTGAAAAGGGAGATGAAATTATTAGTATAAACAATACGCTTGCCTATAGATACAAACTATACGAATTGGTCGAACTTTTTAGCTCGAAAGAAGGAAGAAATATTTCATTGATAATTGAACGAAACGGCATTCAATCTAAGGTGCGATTTACTCTTAAAAAAATTATATAA